The DNA sequence ctaatcaataaaatatatgtattaatgtaaTGAATCAATGAAATGTCAGAATATCAAGTAGGCTTtggatacatatattttattttgacattTCTGCTTCACGTTATTCTGATACTGCCATGATTAAGATTTAATTCCAAAAAGAATTCTTTAAAGGAGGTAAATCTGATCCCATTCTAGTCTTTATGAAATTTggcaaaaataatatcaattacgTTAATGGACTGTTTAGAGGATATAAGCTCTTAAGCTGCGTTATTCAGAGGGCTGCAAATGCTAGATGCTTCTTTGAATGTTGAAGAATTGGTGGCGGATTAAAGAAATAAGGAAAGACAAGGAATGGacctttaaattgatttaagaaAGCTTATTGTTGTGTAAAAGAAAGGttttaaaatggaaaagtaAGATTTAGaaggattttgattttttttttttttttattatcatttttttttcagatgTTGGTTAGAAAGATGTTTAtgtttaactaatttttttgatGGTAAACCAAATGGTACGTTTGGGGCTTCTGGAGTTTTAAAAAAGGTGATCTAGTTTCTCAATTATTATTCACTTTACAAGTAGACGTACTGAGTAGATTGATGGATGGCCAAGGACGATTCTCAAGTCTTGCATTTAGTTAGAGGAAAGGGATAAAGTAGGAGTGTATAACTTGCAATTGGCTTATGATACTCACTTTGATTTAGTGGTCTTATCGACTTTAGTGGTAGATGTGTAAGTTGATGGACGAGTAGGGCTATCAGTACTCTGAAATAGGAAGGATAAAATAGAAGAGTCATTTAAAATTTGCCGACGGCAttctcctttttgttttaacagatgaaaaaagaaaaaggaaaaaaaaaaaattgtaaaacccccgaaatttttattaaactttAGTTTTAAAAACCAATGTCTAATTACAATTTGGGGATTGATTGTGCAGTTGTGAAGTTACAGTTATTTGCTTCTTGGTGGTTATTTGATGGGTGAAAGGCCTCTCAAATATCTTGGTGTTCCATTATGATAATTCTTTCAAAACTTTTGTGAGACCCAGTGGTAACAGAATTGAGTAAAGgtcattttttgtgttttttgtaaTATCTTTGCTCTGTTATTTTCCTGTGTGGTGCCACATGGAAAAATTTAACCCTAGTCATCTCTTGCAAAGAATAAAGCAGACTCTCTATCCGGCATGCTATGTGGAGGAAGTATGAGATCTATTGACCACCTATTCAAATTATGAAGTGGAAAcatgaaaggaaaattattgTAGGAATGTGCATTGATGGCCCTCtttttgggttatttatttgaaatgtaaTGGGTGCTGTTTGGAGATAAGCTTCAAGAGTGTTTGCGTTGCTAAAGATCAAATCTACTATTAGTGTTCCTGTGAActttgatttggagttcaaagaTGCAGTATATTTTTCAAGCTGCATTTAAATGGGAATAAtgtatattaatttcttttagttCAATCTCTCACACTTTTTTTGTTTGCTAAAAAACAGAGTACGTTTTATCCTCGAGAGAGAGTTGTTACCAATTCATTCTGAGAAAGAAACATGGCAATAGCCGTTTTGGGAAAAAGTGGTGGTTAAAGCCTTGTAGGCTTGGATGTAACAAGTCTCCATGGTGTATTGTCTTAAATCATGGAAGTCTACTAAGGAATGCACATGGACATGTCACAGAATGAGAGATAGCgctcaatataaaaattatttaccatcaaatatttactaaatgtcctagtaaataattttttgtttagttaTGCTAAATGCTTTGATGAATATGGAACTCTAAGAGTGTGTCTCCTATGAAAATTGGTCTATTGGATTTACCATGACTCATTTTCAAGCCAAGCAGTTTATTAAGAATGCATCTGGGTCACTACAAAATGAAAGGTAACAAGTCTTTAGGGAAAAGAAGCTTTACCATGAAAATTCTACTCAAGGGGCATGATGTCCTTCCCGGCTACTGTTTAAATAGTTTCAGCTTGTAGGCAAATTCTTTGATGAATAAGCAAGTATAGAGGTATGCCTTTTAGGAAATTGTCACCATAGCTTCTCATACACATGAGGGTGGAGTTCAAACCTAAATTCAAGTGCATCTGAAACTAAACTATGGAACTCTGATGAGAAGATAAAGGCCCACTCTTTGTAGTAACCtttgaaaattaaatgaaattacAGGCCCACTTGTTGGCGTTATTTTGTTGTTTACCTCATGCTGAGGCTGCcattagattatatatatttgtggcaTTGTATTGATATATAGTATGTGTATTATTCAATGTGATATATTTTATCGAAAGATGAGTTCTTTGCCCTTCTGCCTCTTTCCTTTatctatttgtttttgttattcagaaaagtagaaagaaaactTAAACAACATCTGCAACCAATTCATGATTAACATATCCGTGACTCTCACTAATATATGATAAGTCGTACAATTTATGCAACTTTTTAAACATATTCACAGATCAACAGCTTGATGGTCTAAATGTTGAAGAAGACATTTCCATATTTAATAcctgattttgattttatttttaattaaatatagtttCCTAGTTTGATAATAAATTCATTTGGCAGGACTCTTCAGATGGTGCTGTTGGTGTGGAAGATGAGACAAGTGAGGATGCAGATGATGGTACAAGTGATGATGTGGATAGTGATGCTGAGGAAAGCCCTGCTTCAGCCATTGTAGCATCACTGCTGTCATACAAAGAAGCTTTAGCCAGTAATGATGAATCTAAAGTAGCTGAGATTGAATCATTCTTAAAATCAATTGAAGATGAGAAGTTAGGTCTTGAAAAGAAAGTGGTATCTTTGTCTGAAGAACTGTCAGCAGAGAGGGATCGGGTCCTGAGGATAAGTGCAGACTTCGAGAATTTCAGGAAGAGGACGGATAGAGAACGCATTTCCATGGTGACAAATGCTCAAGGGGAGGTTGTGGAGAGTTTGTTATCCGTATTAGACAATTTTGAGAGAGCTAAAGCACAGATTAAGGTGGCGACAGAGGGagaagaaaaaatcaacaatagcTATCAGAGCATTTACAAACAGTTCATGGAGATACTAACCTCGCTTGGTGTTGTCCCTGTGGAGACAGTTGGAAAGCCCTTTGATCCCTTGGTAAGTCATTTGACCCCTTTGATCTCTTGAAACTTTGTATAATTTCTTTGGTTGATTAGCAACAAagaattaatttggtaaaagaAATAGTTCTACGAAAGAAGGCAAAAAATTATACTTAAAAAATGTTTGGTTTATGGTTTATGGTTTATGGGAATGAATTCTAGAGTAGAATGGGAAAATATCTATTCGATTGTTTAGATGACAAAAAATTCCTCTAATTGTGTTCTTGGTGTATCTAGGAGTGGGCATTCTCCACCTAGATGTGGAATGCACATTTCATTGCTTACGTCTTTTCTCTTATTCCAGTCTTGTAAATGTCTAATAGTCTCTCAGCATATTTTCTACTCCATTCTGGGGTTTAACAAAAAATCATGATGTATTCCGTCTGATTATGGTTCTAATCCTGTTTTCAATCGAATAATAGAGTTGATTCCCCATTTGAATCCATTCCTTGATTTTCTGTTGGTCTTTATTATGTATTCCTGCAACCAAAACATCCTAAATTGTGAATGATATGTCTTTAAGGTAGCACCTGTTCCTGGAGGTGTTCAATGATGGGCTAGGAGAATATTTTGAAATCATTTGTTTCTTCTTGATGAACACAGTTTGATCAATTCAAATGtcataattttttccttttgttagaTCACATAATGACTTCCCTGTCCGATTATTGGCATGATGCAGGGAAGCTACCTAGTTGGCTCGAAATTCAATCGTTTACTTGGTGAACTTAAACAGGtagttaatcaattttattcaggtttgatgAAGGCCTGGATACGGTTTTAGTTCAAACCAAGTGCAGATTGATTTGAGCCAACTTGGTGAGTTTATGTGAGTTCAACTATATGTAATCTGTTTTATGATTGTAGCATGACCactaaattgaaatatatcaGTAAGATGATGGTTTTTAAATACTGTCATGATGAAAATATATTAAGTGCCATCACACACTATGTAAGCATTCTTTTAGGTTACTTGAGAATGAAGAAgtaattttctaatattttcgatttttgattttgtaaaaGTTGCATGAAGCAATTATGAGGGAGGAGTCCTCCGAGTATGAGGAAGGGATCATCATCCAAGAATTCCGTAAGGGTTTTAAACTTGGTGACCGACTGTTACGTCCCTCAATGGTAAAGGTATCAGCCGGTCCAGGACCTTCAAAGCCTGAACAAGATGCGTCATCAGAGGGACAGGATGAGAGTGAGACTATTGAGGAGGGCGGCCCAGAAACATTATCTTCTTGAAATCCAACATATTTTGTGTAGATTCAGTTTTGCGAAAGGTTTAATTTATGTAGAATTGCCACTTTTTGGGGGGTGTATTTTTGGAAGTGGaacattgttaattttatcCGTCGAGAATTTTATATTGCTTTGAGGGAATAGGCATTGTTTTGCATTTCTATTCATTGgtgtttttatctttctttcttcagTCATGTTCACTGCTTCCTGCTGATTTTTGTGGActtcctttccttctttttaAGGTTAATTGcacgtttttatttttaaaaaaaaaaaaaaaaaaaaaaaaaaaagaagaagagaacaaCGATAAATTACATGTCATCATTTTGGTTAAAATGTTTTTACGAATACCGTtggtgttttatttttgtttctctatcaaaaaattagtcaaaaaaataataaattgaaattttattggtTTACAATAATAAGAATTGAAGAGAAATTTAGATAaactcataaataaatataaatatatatatatatatatatttttgtctaaTATTGGTGTGTGTGGATTAAAATTTAAGATCATTACCCGAGAATCGGTCTCTCAGTGGGATGACtagcaaattaaaaatgaaaattaataggaacagacaaaaaaaaaaacccaacaaaaaggtgaaaaaaatagaaaccgaaaaaaataaaaaaatgaagaagctaAGCTAGAGTCGGATGATCGTGAGGGTCGGTCATTCAACATCTCTTACAAGCCATTTGTTAGCAAGATTACGAGCTAGCGTCACCTACAGATATTCCGTATAAATTCGTCAAACTCTTCGTGTGAATCAGAAAATGAAAAGTAACGTTGTACGAAAGATCTagtagtgaaatatatatatatacctgttTATCCCAGTCAGTTTTCCAGGTGAGAATAACAACAGTTTGTACAAATGTTCCGAACAGCATTCCAATCCACACTCCCTACATGATAGATTATGATCACAAAAACTGGAtttagtaaaagaaaatatggaaAATCAGAGGATCCTAGAAGTAAATTCGGGTTCGTCAGAATATACGTATCATATGCATGAACATCAAATGCTGTATAAGTGTGTGCACGAAAATGAAGCTATTATAAATACAGAGTAATTAAGAAATACCTCTATTCAAAATGATAATGCATTTATGCAACAATGAGGAAATACCTCTGTTCAAAATGATATTGCAATTATGCAACAATGAGGAAGAAGGctactaaaaatttcaaattcttcaACATAAAGAATTGATGTTTCTCTAGTCTATCAAATTTGTTCAATAGAAAAATGGATTTGTGAACTGTAACTATTAATTAAGcttcattttacaaaatagtGTCGCAATAGCTCTCCGCTTTCAGATTGGGCAGTAAGGGTCGGAAAAGAGCAATCACTTATTCTTAAAACCAGCATTTTTAAGAACAAAGAATCGGGTGGAAAAGGAGTGAAAGCTCTCTGTTCAagtgatatttaaaattacaagATTTACCCAAAAATATAGAAAGTAAATTCAGAAGAATTAGAGTATATAGCTTACTTTGACTTGCATACTCAAAAGAATGCCAAGTGCAAGTCCAACAGGAATTCCTACAATTTAATAGCAAACTAGATTAACATATGCTACAATGCTCTGCCATCCAGCTTCAACGGCAACTCCTGCTTAGTGCTTGTCAACAATATTAATTAGCATGTGATGAAAATGGTTAAgattcccccccaaaaaaaaaaaaaaaaaaatcgttgtGTTTGACGGATCGTGTTTATTATCATCAGTTTTATAATTcaggtaaaaaataataaattattttattgataattaggAATGGAAAAATTACCAGAGATCAGTTGTTGAACACTGTTCAACAGTAAAGAGAAAGCCAACAAAGATGACAAATCCGAAACTGCTTTAGCTACCTCCTCACTTTGTGTGAAGATGAAAGCAAGGCTTCCTCTCAAGAATAGAAAAATTAGAGAAAGCACAAACCCAATTGCTAATGAAGTCAACACTGTCATCACAATTGAGAACTTTGCTGCTTTGGAGCTGCCTCTTCGAAGCTCATTCGAAACTTGAACACTGGAAAGCAATTGCCATTATCAAAGATTTAAAGTGAAGATTTAGATCATAAAAATACAAGAAGATAGTTTATACACTAAAATCTAAGATATGCTACCACAAGCAAGCaagccataaaaaataaaataataaaaatttataagggGCTATGCTACCATTTAAGTTTAGCTATGCTTTTTGGATCAAATTGGTCCAACTTCCAGTAGAATTTTccaatatgaaataaatttaaaaatcctaCAATTCGTAGATAGTGATCAATGAAgatgatgttgatgatgatgatgaatgaatgaatgaatgaatcaTGAATCATGATACCTTGCCGCAGCCACGAAACCAAGGGATATCATCATTTCCCATCCATTAATATTTAGGCTGCAAAAAACCATTTATAAAATAACAGAAATTACAATATATCTAGTTGAACATATATCAGGGCAAAGGATaggaaaaatgaaatattaacccATAAAAGTACTAACCTCTAACTGCAGTCattgataaaatcaaatatgtAATATTGCAAAACAGAAACAAGGTAATAGCAATGCCTATGGATATATTGCTTTCAAACCATTCTCAATCTGATCTCTGAAAAAACCTAAACACAAATACGTCGTACATCTGCTCATTTACCCTAACAATAAAACTTCAGCATTTAATAGACTAAAGTCACATGCAACTTacctattaattttaatatacaccaaaataataaatataataataataaaaatatggataagtcaaatgGGCCTTTAAATAGAGTTGGTCCCCTAGTTCAATAGGCCAACTGGAATATTATAGGGAGTGTGTGCCTAAAGGCCTTactatattaatcaataatcaAGTCACttccattaatggcataaattggATCCTGTAAGTGAGCAATTGATTGTGCCAAGTccacaaaatattatatatctaaCATTCTTCCAACTAGACTACATAATCATCATCACATATATATCATCCAAAATTCATTTACTATAGAATGTCTCAAAATAAAACACTATTTCATCGAAATATATAGCACGCCGACATGGCACAATAATATCCTGGACTAGGCAGTAGaaattctctcagtaaatctcccaaaacatgatacTATTTCAACTaagcactttgcatgccataaacttagTCTAGGTGGTAGATAGTTACCTTATCATGTGCAATCCTCTAACACACAATACATTTTATCCGAACACATTATATATTgataggatacaacaatatgtctaaactaggtagtagagacTCATCATAGTACTTATGGATcaaccaacatatatatatatacatagactaaaagTCTCAAACAGGCTATGAATATAAGGAGTaacaatatgtgtaataaatatctcataaataaataatgatctacATACATCAATGATTTATCAATATAAtactcaaattaaaaataaacaatactcaACATAGATATTACTGCATAATACATAATAAACTCTCACTGATTCACAGCAGTCTTAACTGTCTAACAGTCCCATACAGGATACATGCTCCTCAAGTATGCCTACCGATAAGACCTTGGTCAATAAATCTACCACTATGCTATAAGTCGGCATGTGAACAATAGTAATGAGGCCTTCTTCAAAGTTTTCCTTTACGACAAAATACTTTACATCAATATACCTCGCACCAGAAGtgccttttaaattattggagataGACAttgctgcagtattatcacaatacatc is a window from the Ziziphus jujuba cultivar Dongzao chromosome 11, ASM3175591v1 genome containing:
- the LOC107432996 gene encoding uncharacterized protein LOC107432996 isoform X1, giving the protein MATVLRTPPLRALLPPFQSTFSSNSPKPLCVSFRRSDGTKFSPARTSLRFSRLLSQRFVKFVPSASQGETETAETEEVLEPQLKDSSDGAVGVEDETSEDADDGTSDDVDSDAEESPASAIVASLLSYKEALASNDESKVAEIESFLKSIEDEKLGLEKKVVSLSEELSAERDRVLRISADFENFRKRTDRERISMVTNAQGEVVESLLSVLDNFERAKAQIKVATEGEEKINNSYQSIYKQFMEILTSLGVVPVETVGKPFDPLLHEAIMREESSEYEEGIIIQEFRKGFKLGDRLLRPSMVKVSAGPGPSKPEQDASSEGQDESETIEEGGPETLSS
- the LOC107432996 gene encoding uncharacterized protein LOC107432996 isoform X2 — encoded protein: MATVLRTPPLRALLPPFQSTFSSNSPKPLCVSFRRSDGTKFSPARTSLRFSRLLSQRFVKFVPSASQGETETAETEEVLEPQLKDSSDGAVGVEDETSEDADDGTSDDVDSDAEESPASAIVASLLSYKEALASNDESKVAEIESFLKSIEDEKLGLEKKVVSLSEELSAERDRVLRISADFENFRKRTDRERISMVTNAQGEVVESLLSVLDNFERAKAQIKVATEGEEKINNSYQSIYKQFMEILTSLGVVPVETVGKPFDPLGSYLVGSKFNRLLGELKQVVNQFYSGLMKAWIRF